One stretch of Arachis duranensis cultivar V14167 chromosome 1, aradu.V14167.gnm2.J7QH, whole genome shotgun sequence DNA includes these proteins:
- the LOC107464564 gene encoding monothiol glutaredoxin-S2: protein MDRVTKLVSERPVVIFSRSTCCMCHTIKTLFCDFGVNPAVHELDEIQRGRDIEQALSRLGCNPSVPAVFIGGELVGGTNEVMSLHLNRSLIPMLKKAGALWV from the coding sequence ATGGATAGAGTGACAAAGTTGGTTTCAGAGAGGCCAGTGGTGATATTTAGTAGGAGTACATGCTGCATGTGCCACACCATCAAGACACTGTTCTGTGATTTTGGTGTGAACCCAGCGGTTCATGAGTTGGATGAGATACAAagaggaagagacatagagcaAGCTCTTTCAAGGCTTGGTTGCAACCCTTCTGTGCCTGCAGTTTTCATTGGTGGTGAGCTTGTTGGTGGAACCAATGAAGTCATGAGCCTTCACCTTAACCGATCCTTGATCCCTATGCTCAAGAAAGCTGGTGCTCTTTGGGTTTga